Proteins encoded in a region of the Tripterygium wilfordii isolate XIE 37 chromosome 21, ASM1340144v1, whole genome shotgun sequence genome:
- the LOC119989336 gene encoding ACT domain-containing protein ACR12-like isoform X2 translates to MAYANTLFSSSSLNPINRSSLSTFDSTAQIPPHVSSNSSWIRLNFPSRGMAINLSRNKSIWCASTNGASSVDSTSLKSELDDDYVPMPIVLIDQDSDSDATIVQLSFGDRLGALLDTIKSLKDLGLDVSKGTVVTEGSVKQTKFFITRLDTGRKVEDPDMLERIRLTIINNLLKYHPESSEQLAMGEAFGIKAPEKKLDVNIATHVHVKEDGPKRSLLCIETADRPGLLVEIIKIIADVNIDVESAEIETEGLVAKDKFHVSYRGAALNSSLSQVLVNCLRYYLRRPETDIDSY, encoded by the exons ATGGCGTACGCAAAtactctcttctcttcttcttcgctCAATCCAATCAATCGATCTTCGCTTTCTACCTTCGATTCGACTGCTCAGATTCCTCCTCACGTTTCCTCCAATTCCTCATGGATCCGCCTCAACTTTCCTTCTCGTGGAATGGCAATCAATCTGTCAAGAAATAA GAGCATTTGGTGTGCTTCCACTAATGGTGCAAGTTCTGTAGATTCAACTTCGTTG AAGTCTGAACTAGATGATGATTATGTTCCAATGCCAATAGTTCTAATAGATCAAGATTCAGATTCTGATGCAACGATTGTACAGCTCAGCTTTGGAGATCGTCTTGGAGCTCTTTTAGACACA ATAAAGTCCTTGAAAGATTTGGGACTGGATGTGTCAAAGGGAACTGTTGTCACTGAAGGATcagtcaaacaaacaaaatttttcATTACGCGATT AGATACGGGACGCAAAGTTGAAGATCCAGATATGTTGGAAAGAATTCGTCTTACCATCATCAACAATCTCTTGAAGTATCACCCA GAATCTAGTGAGCAGCTTGCCATGGGCGAGGCTTTTGGAATAAAAGCTCCAGAGAAAAAG CTTGATGTTAACATTGCAACTCATGTACATGTCAAGGAAGATGGACCTAAAAGAAG CTTGCTTTGTATTGAGACAGCGGATCGGCCTGGATTGCTTGTAGAAATCATTAAAATCATTGCTGACGTCAATATTGATGTAGAATCTGCAGAAATTGAGACAGAA GGTTTGGTAGCCAAAGACAAATTCCATGTCAGCTACAGAGGGGCAGCACTGAACAGTTCATTGTCTCAG GTATTGGTGAACTGTCTTCGTTACTATCTTCGAAGACCAGAAACAGATATAGATAGTTACTAA
- the LOC119989336 gene encoding ACT domain-containing protein ACR12-like isoform X1, which yields MAYANTLFSSSSLNPINRSSLSTFDSTAQIPPHVSSNSSWIRLNFPSRGMAINLSRNNNEAEKVMLRFGEDFFNSRFSRSKKANERSIWCASTNGASSVDSTSLKSELDDDYVPMPIVLIDQDSDSDATIVQLSFGDRLGALLDTIKSLKDLGLDVSKGTVVTEGSVKQTKFFITRLDTGRKVEDPDMLERIRLTIINNLLKYHPESSEQLAMGEAFGIKAPEKKLDVNIATHVHVKEDGPKRSLLCIETADRPGLLVEIIKIIADVNIDVESAEIETEGLVAKDKFHVSYRGAALNSSLSQVLVNCLRYYLRRPETDIDSY from the exons ATGGCGTACGCAAAtactctcttctcttcttcttcgctCAATCCAATCAATCGATCTTCGCTTTCTACCTTCGATTCGACTGCTCAGATTCCTCCTCACGTTTCCTCCAATTCCTCATGGATCCGCCTCAACTTTCCTTCTCGTGGAATGGCAATCAATCTGTCAAGAAATAA CAATGAAGCTGAGAAGGTTATGCTACGTTTTGGTGAG GACTTCTTCAATTCCCGTTTTTCAAGAAGCAAGAAAGCTAATGAACG GAGCATTTGGTGTGCTTCCACTAATGGTGCAAGTTCTGTAGATTCAACTTCGTTG AAGTCTGAACTAGATGATGATTATGTTCCAATGCCAATAGTTCTAATAGATCAAGATTCAGATTCTGATGCAACGATTGTACAGCTCAGCTTTGGAGATCGTCTTGGAGCTCTTTTAGACACA ATAAAGTCCTTGAAAGATTTGGGACTGGATGTGTCAAAGGGAACTGTTGTCACTGAAGGATcagtcaaacaaacaaaatttttcATTACGCGATT AGATACGGGACGCAAAGTTGAAGATCCAGATATGTTGGAAAGAATTCGTCTTACCATCATCAACAATCTCTTGAAGTATCACCCA GAATCTAGTGAGCAGCTTGCCATGGGCGAGGCTTTTGGAATAAAAGCTCCAGAGAAAAAG CTTGATGTTAACATTGCAACTCATGTACATGTCAAGGAAGATGGACCTAAAAGAAG CTTGCTTTGTATTGAGACAGCGGATCGGCCTGGATTGCTTGTAGAAATCATTAAAATCATTGCTGACGTCAATATTGATGTAGAATCTGCAGAAATTGAGACAGAA GGTTTGGTAGCCAAAGACAAATTCCATGTCAGCTACAGAGGGGCAGCACTGAACAGTTCATTGTCTCAG GTATTGGTGAACTGTCTTCGTTACTATCTTCGAAGACCAGAAACAGATATAGATAGTTACTAA
- the LOC119989335 gene encoding germin-like protein subfamily 3 member 2: MSLKLAAIFAITFHNYYVSLASDPDPVQDFCIPIADSATYLVHSCKNSSTVTVEDFVFTGIKTPGKFSQTGLSSTSVNVNVFPGLNTLGMSFVRADFEVGGINVPHFHPRATEIAFVLQGKLYSGFVDTQNRVFAKVIEKGEVMVFPRGLLHFQMNVGDTPATILGSFDSQNPGLQRIPSAVFGSGIKEELLEKSFGLSAKEIAHLRRRLAPHGLE; this comes from the coding sequence ATGTCCTTGAAATTGGCTGCTATTTTTGCTATTACCTTCCATAACTATTATGTCTCCTTAGCCTCTGACCCAGATCCTGTCCAAGACTTCTGCATACCCATCGCAGATTCTGCAACTTATCTGGTGCACTCTTGCAAGAACTCCTCAACTGTCACAGTAGAAGATTTTGTATTCACTGGCATCAAAACCCCAGGAAAATTTAGCCAAACAGGTTTATCATCCACTTCAGTCAATGTAAATGTCTTTCCAGGTCTAAACACACTAGGCATGTCATTTGTGCGAGCCGATTTCGAGGTTGGTGGCATCAATGTGCCACATTTTCATCCAAGAGCAACTGAGATTGCATTTGTGCTACAAGGGAAATTATATTCAGGATTCGTCGATACACAAAACCGGGTTTTCGCCAAAGTGATTGAGAAAGGAGAGGTCATGGTGTTCCCAAGAGGCCTCCTGCATTTCCAAATGAATGTTGGAGACACACCAGCAACTATCTTGGGGAGTTTTGATAGTCAAAATCCTGGGCTGCAGAGGATTCCAAGTGCAGTTTTTGGATCTGGGATTAAAGAAGAGCTCTTAGAGAAGAGTTTTGGATTGAGTGCCAAAGAGATTGCTCATTTGAGGAGAAGGCTTGCTCCTCATGGATTGGAGTAG